In a genomic window of Trichoderma atroviride chromosome 4, complete sequence:
- a CDS encoding uncharacterized protein (EggNog:ENOG41), with protein MPPAPTITSAKQTFVAAQTNILSQPVAPSRAWRASNDASEHALPNRIVEDAVASLNRTIQQHSRRVYAPQANRHVAEQISHVYSRDAERRMENPDDAEGGIGRELDLVDEKVIETLPATWPSDRDAEAYPLEATRYTDTVRQLADLNQQRKDLRQRVERLRGLQRTVESFQTTDGAGVQENLVTRDGPVEKELEKMRFLLARVAGRVGELSNAPATRDDDGMEFGALAEARKKNIEKFLADGRVFPS; from the exons ATGCCTCCGGCCCCGACAATCACGTCGGCTAAGCAGACATTTGTCGCTGCGCAGACCAACATCCTGTCCCAGCCCGTTGCGCCGTCTCGGGCCTGGCGCGCCTCCAACGACGCGTCCGAACATGCGCTCCCGAATCGCATCGTCGAAGATGCCGTCGCCAGCCTCAACCGCACGATCCAGCAGCACTCCCGCCGAGTCTATGCGCCGCAGGCAAACAGACATGTGGCCGAGCAGATCAGCCACGTGTACTCGAGGGATGCCGAGCGCAGGATGGAGAATCCCGACGATGCTGAGGGTGGAATTGGAAGAGAACTCGATCTGG TGGACGAAAAAGTCATTGAAACATTGCCTGCTACCTGGCCGTCAGACAGAGACGCCGAGGCCTACCCTCTGGAGGCTACACGCTATACCGACACAGTTCGCCAGTTGGCCGATCTAAACCAACAACGAAAAGATCTACGCCAGAGGGTAGAACGACTCCGAGGTCTGCAGAGGACAGTCGAATCCTTCCAGACCACAGACGGCGCGGGCGTCCAAGAGAATCTCGTGACTCGCGATGGTCCCGTAGAGAAGGAGCTCGAGAAGATGCGCTTCCTCCTTGCGCGCGTTGCCGGCCGTGTGGGCGAGCTGTCGAATGCGCCTGCGACTCgggatgatgatggtatGGAGTTTGGCGCTTTGGCTGaagcgaggaagaagaatattgAGAAATTTCTGGCGGACGGTCGTGTTTTCCCATCTTGA
- a CDS encoding uncharacterized protein (EggNog:ENOG41), translating into MAPRQEVTAASPSTTRRLRLQAEQPFRRNRISRRRAQPLSKKTIQYITALSEGCVSSMKEETDTETETETEAETRWERSTRGDAKTLWVEQLYRYEEL; encoded by the coding sequence ATGGCGCCTAGACAAGAAGTCACCGCTGCATCACCGAGCACTACACGCCGCCTGAGACTCCAAGCTGAGCAGCCCTTTCGGCGAAACCGAATTTCCCGCCGGAGGGCCCAGCCGCTCTCGAAAAAGACCATCCAGTACATTACAGCTCTCTCAGAGGGGTGTGTGTCTTcaatgaaagaagagacggatACAGAGACCGAAACCGAAACTGAGGCTGAGACGCGGTGGGAGCGAAGCACTCGTGGAGATGCAAAGACTCTTTGGGTCGAGCAGCTGTACCGCTATGAGGAGCTGTGA
- a CDS encoding uncharacterized protein (BUSCO:EOG092D1SW4) has product MLLRACANTVRTLARSGALAMTTDSGALATRAATPAAASASAAVAVVSAAAASADSAQAEQPAVAVAPAAVHETAATGEHGQDATVVGSRPWTESGNKPKKNKQKKPSPRGRSALADDSAVLITPAGDIWPRPYVFEDDLRRVKPYHFTYNTYCKERWRGRSLIDIFESEFRDRPVEYYRNSMVRGDIYVNGRVVGPDYIDADIIVINKPSGVPVHPAGRYNFNSVIEIMVAERGRDFLPHPCNRLDRLTSGIMFIAKSVKSAEAMAIKIRGRTVRKEYLARVVGHFPDGEVVCDQPILQISPKLGLNRVRANGKSARTVFKRLAYYPPRDGDAEEPAVLAEDGKPVAPADKEMLDDERSKPWLQKKGYSIVRCLPVTGRTHQLRVHLQYLGHPIQNDPIYANQRVWGFNLGQADADGSQNTDEDVITRLNRMGKEEVAEAVVYYDEMVDRYEKQRAEKMTGELCDICATPLYSDPGSHELSLWLHSLRYEDADGSWAYTSPLPKWALPPKGMSGPTTVGGMEELVEAVRDENPEISSEVQAKVRAEAEARAHQTEPEQVPNGGNES; this is encoded by the exons ATGCTCCTGCGAGCCTGTGCGAACACCGTACGCACGCTCGCACGATCCGGAGCCCTCGCCATGACGACCGATTCTGGCGCCCTCGCCACCAGAGCCGCAACTCCCGCAgcggcctcagcctcagcagcagtagcagtagtatcagcagcagcagcttcagcagacTCGGCGCAGGCTGAGCAGCCAGCTGTGGCGGTagctccagcagccgtcCACGAGACAGCGGCGACGGGCGAACACGGACAGGATGCGACAGTCGTCGGAAGCAGACCGTGGACGGAGAGCGgcaacaagcccaagaagaacaagcagaagaagccgagCCCCAGGGGTCGGTCTGCCCTCGCAGACGACAGCGCCGTCCTCATCACGCCCGCGGGCGACATCTGGCCACGGCCCTACGTCTTCGAGGACGACCTGCGCCGCGTCAAGCCCTACCACTTTACGTACAACACGTACTGCAAGGAGCGATGGCGCGGCCGTTCGCTAATCGACATCTTCGAGTCCGAATTCCGAGATCGGCCGGTCGAGTACTACCGCAACTCCATGGTCAGGGGCGACATCTACGTCAACGGCCGAGTCGTCGGCCCAGACTACATT GATGCCGACATCATTGTCATCAACAAGCCCTCGGGCGTGCCAGTGCACCCTGCCGGCCGCTACAACTTCAACTCGGTCATCGAAATCATGGTGGCCGAGAGGGGCAGAGACTTCCTGCCACACCCGTGCAACCGATTGGATCGCCTCACTAGCGGCATCATGTTCATTGCCAAGAGCGTCAAGTCTGCCGAAGCAATGGCCATCAAGATCAGGGGGCGTACCGTCAGAAAAGAGTATCTTGCGCGAGTCGTTGGCCACTTCCCCGATGGCGAGGTCGTTTGTGACCAGCCCATCCTCCAGATATCCCCGAAACTAGGCCTTAACCGTGTGCGTGCCAATGGTAAGTCCGCCAGAACGGTCTTCAAGCGCCTTGCATACTACCCACCGCGAGATGGGGATGCAGAGGAGCCGGCTGTCTTAGCGGAAGACGGAAAGCCAGTTGCACCTGCGGATAAGGAGAtgcttgatgatgagagGAGTAAGCCCTGGCTCCAGAAAAAGGGGTACTCCATCGTACGTTGTCTGCCAGTGACAGGCAGAACACACCAGCTGCGAGTACACCTGCAGTACCTAGGTCACCCAATCCAAAACGACCCAATCTACGCCAACCAGCGTGTATGGGGGTTCAATCTTGGGCAGGCAGACGCCGACGGCTCGCAGAATACAGACGAGGACGTCATCACCCGCCTCAATCGCATGGGAAAGGAAGAGGTGGCCGAAGCCGTCGTCTACTACGACGAAATGGTGGACAGATATGAGAAGCAGCGGGCAGAAAAGATGACGGGCGAGCTGTGCGATATATGTGCCACGCCGCTCTACTCAGACCCCGGCAGCCACGAGCTCTCCCTCTGGCTTCACAGTCTCCGCTACGAAGATGCCGACGGCAGTTGGGCATACACAAGCCCGCTGCCCAAATGGGCTCTTCCGCCAAAGGGCATGAGCGGACCGACTACCGTAGGTGGGATGGAGGAGCTTGTAGAGGCCGTCAGGGACGAGAACCCTGAGATTTCGTCCGAGGTGCAGGCCAAGGTTAGAGCAGAGGCCGAAGCAAGGGCTCACCAGACTGAGCCGGAACAGGTGCCTAATGGAGGTAACGAATCATGA
- a CDS encoding uncharacterized protein (EggNog:ENOG41) has product MSLLYRIQYDMPRSSSGEPSKPSKRKGTRSVSTLTPAQLARKRANDREAQRAIRARTKEHIERLERELAELKGVQSRDRKVQELLRRNKILEEEIARLREHLGYTATESSYSSNAAGTPSTIINNARDLFFGQLTPSPSVYDGDLSSSSGAVPSPRVSPLPSGDFHQIPDYAQQSYGHITSAASEQWPASVPPNPVLGNIPSPSSPAHGDEYNVGYIPTSVPTSMMPSSLKEIKQDYDEIDHNSGLRLSTPALHNLPPTYMQQQHQHQHQHPHSQPHPQHQPQHQPQSQQAPPPPPPLHSYAHQSQPPAHPAHGASPHTPLQQRSQWNNPYSLY; this is encoded by the exons ATGTCCCTCTTATACAGAATACAATACGACATGCCGCGATCATCATCCGGAGAGCCTTCTAAACCGTCCAAGCGGAAGG GCACTCGAAGCGTCTCGACTCTGACTCCAGCTCAGCTGGCTCGCAAGAGGGCCAACGATCGTGAGGCCCAAAGAGCTATCCGGGCCAGGACCAAGGAGCACATTGAGCGTCTGGAGCGTGAACTGGCCGAGCTCAAAGGAGTCCAGAGCCGCGACAGAAAAGTACAGGAGCTTCTCCGCCGGAACAAGATCCtcgaggaggagattgccagGCTCCGGGAACACTTGGGCTACACCGCCACGGAATCGTCCTATTCCTCGAATGCCGCAGGTACGCCAAgtaccatcatcaacaacgctCGTGACCTTTTCTTCGGACAACTAACCCCAAGCCCATCAGTCTATGACGGCGatctcagctccagcagcggcgCCGTGCCAAGCCCCAGGGTGTCGCCTCTGCCGTCTGGCGACTTTCACCAGATCCCCGACTATGCACAGCAATCCTATGGACACatcaccagcgccgccagcGAGCAATGGCCGGCATCTGTCCCTCCTAACCCAGTCCTTGGCAACATTCCCAGCCCCTCATCCCCCGCCCATGGAGACGAATACAACGTGGGATACATCCCGACAAGCGTCCCTACGTCCATGATGCCCTCTTCCCTCAAGGAGATTAAGCAAGACTACGACGAGATTGATCACAACA gTGGACTCAGACTCAGCACCCCAGCCCTGCACAATCTGCCGCCGACTtatatgcagcagcaacaccaacaccagcaccaacaccCGCATTCTCAGCCACACCCGCAACACCAACCTCAACACCAGCCGCAGTCGCAGcaagcgccgccgccgccaccaccgctgCACTCATACGCCCATCAAAGCCAACCGCCAGCTCACCCTGCACACGGCGCGTCGCCTCACAcaccgctgcagcagcgaagTCAGTGGAACAACCCGTATTCATTGTATTAG